In one window of Mucilaginibacter auburnensis DNA:
- a CDS encoding glycine cleavage T C-terminal barrel domain-containing protein has protein sequence GITKKLVGFEMLERGIPRHDYEITDADGNTIGRVTSGTQSTSLQKAIGMGYVPVALAKEGTEIFIKIRDNKIKAVVKKTPFA, from the coding sequence GGCATTACCAAAAAACTGGTTGGCTTTGAAATGCTGGAAAGAGGCATCCCAAGGCATGATTATGAGATAACAGATGCCGATGGCAACACAATAGGAAGAGTTACATCCGGCACACAATCGACATCATTACAAAAAGCTATTGGTATGGGTTATGTACCTGTTGCCTTGGCTAAAGAAGGTACAGAGATCTTCATCAAAATAAGAGATAATAAAATTAAAGCTGTGGTGAAAAAAACACCATTTGCTTAA
- a CDS encoding VOC family protein: MRTINPWINFNGNAEEAFTFYKSVFGGEFTKLVRFGDLTSDEFPVDESEANKIMTIALSIGKHNVLIANDVPGFMGPVNEHENRSKIVLNAESREEAERVFNGLSVGGDVEGPIGDSPWGTYAGMFRDKYGIEWIIEFDPSYGN; this comes from the coding sequence ATGAGAACAATTAACCCATGGATCAACTTCAACGGTAATGCTGAAGAAGCCTTCACTTTTTACAAATCGGTATTTGGCGGCGAATTCACAAAGCTTGTTCGCTTTGGCGACCTGACAAGCGATGAATTTCCGGTTGATGAAAGTGAAGCCAATAAAATAATGACCATTGCTTTATCCATAGGCAAGCATAATGTATTAATTGCAAATGACGTACCCGGATTCATGGGTCCTGTGAATGAGCATGAGAACCGGTCAAAAATTGTTTTAAATGCTGAAAGCCGCGAAGAAGCAGAACGGGTGTTCAATGGTCTGTCTGTAGGTGGAGATGTGGAAGGGCCAATTGGCGACAGCCCTTGGGGAACCTACGCCGGAATGTTCAGAGATAAATATGGTATTGAATGGATTATTGAGTTTGATCCATCTTACGGTAATTAA
- a CDS encoding SRPBCC family protein, with protein sequence MNNHLLFDFNVDKAAKTVYITREFNAGLDLVWDAFTQADLLDQWGAPAPMQAKTKYMDFKVGGRRFYAMISPDGQERWAVQEFTSITPKTNFKMYNAFSDEHENRELPGSEWDYNFSEENGRTTVNIIIFNESFERLERLLEGFKIGFTMTLANLENLLSTLSEKQ encoded by the coding sequence ATGAACAACCATTTGCTATTTGATTTCAATGTTGACAAGGCAGCCAAAACGGTTTACATAACCCGTGAGTTTAATGCAGGTCTTGATCTGGTTTGGGATGCCTTTACACAGGCCGATCTACTTGACCAATGGGGTGCTCCTGCCCCTATGCAGGCCAAAACTAAATACATGGATTTTAAAGTTGGCGGGCGCAGATTTTACGCAATGATTAGTCCCGATGGACAGGAACGTTGGGCGGTGCAGGAATTTACCTCTATAACCCCCAAAACCAACTTTAAAATGTATAATGCTTTTTCCGACGAGCACGAGAACCGTGAACTGCCCGGTTCTGAATGGGATTACAACTTCAGTGAAGAGAACGGCAGAACAACGGTAAACATTATCATTTTCAATGAATCATTTGAGCGGTTGGAAAGATTGCTGGAAGGATTCAAGATCGGCTTTACAATGACTTTAGCCAATTTGGAGAACCTACTTTCTACATTATCAGAAAAACAATAA
- a CDS encoding ArsR/SmtB family transcription factor: MKQDIFQAIADPTRRAILTLVAIQALTPNAMAEKFDMTRQAVSKHIKVLQECDLIKPQHSGREIYYHFNAKRMQEFDNWLAQFRQNWETQFSQLDALLSTIKEQKK, from the coding sequence ATGAAGCAGGATATATTTCAAGCCATAGCCGATCCTACACGCAGGGCAATTTTAACTTTAGTGGCCATACAGGCGTTAACGCCAAACGCCATGGCCGAAAAATTTGATATGACACGCCAGGCTGTATCAAAGCATATAAAAGTTTTACAGGAATGCGACCTGATCAAACCGCAACATAGTGGCCGGGAGATTTATTATCATTTTAATGCTAAAAGGATGCAGGAATTTGATAACTGGCTGGCTCAATTCAGGCAAAACTGGGAAACGCAGTTTAGCCAGCTCGATGCATTATTATCAACTATTAAAGAACAGAAAAAATGA
- a CDS encoding T9SS type B sorting domain-containing protein: MTPKFCRVLTYLFIFFPLVLKAQTSQTVTAGNQTAVVNYPVCTCTYQWTNNTPVIGLGVKGTGDIPAFTTVNNTKVPITATIVATPLGYQSQPPLLYIPITSRNIVSSINATTSALITNIAVGDSPKGIATSHDNDRVYVGNAGSNDISVIYMRTNRVLATIPLNSSPEAIAVSPDDLKVYVSESSSNTIAEIDALTNTVTGRITVGSNPIRISLSSDGGKLYVGNADGTISVINTVTKTVISTITTAPGQLYILLSKDDKTLYVIHHNQNEIEVVNTITGTITTRITIGSNAQGGMILSPDGSRLYVSNWADNNLSVINTATNVIISTIPVGPGPIGIMISDNGDWLYVSNTGNNTMSVVNTPSLTATSKFNLAGQSNLTGNSYIPKADCGPVITFNITVNPAGAVINTTGNLQPLTTVYGTPSLPTSFTFSAKNLTDAVVITPPPGFELSKDNIAFSNTLTFGSANTFNISSTTIYIRLAKTTVVKAGGYSGDILLQSSGAPDVIMPMPASTVTPAPLVATADNKNKIYGDANPVLTISYQGFVNGEDVTQLAMQPIAATTAVLTSRRGQYPITLSGGTAANYTFKYVSGLLTVTSVPFGPVTIPNTFTPNGDGINDIWDITNLDSYNNITVTVFNRNGTTVYFSNGYAVSWDGSYKGSTVPVGTYYYIITGVKTKPLAGYVSVIR; encoded by the coding sequence ATGACGCCTAAATTTTGCCGGGTATTAACCTATCTGTTTATCTTTTTTCCATTGGTTTTAAAAGCGCAAACCAGTCAAACTGTTACTGCCGGCAACCAAACTGCAGTTGTGAATTATCCGGTTTGCACATGTACTTATCAATGGACAAATAACACGCCTGTGATTGGTTTAGGTGTAAAAGGTACAGGCGATATCCCTGCATTTACTACAGTAAACAATACCAAGGTGCCAATAACTGCAACAATTGTAGCTACACCTTTAGGGTATCAAAGTCAGCCGCCTTTACTTTACATACCTATTACCAGCCGTAACATTGTTTCTTCAATCAATGCAACAACAAGTGCATTAATTACGAATATAGCAGTAGGTGATAGTCCAAAGGGAATTGCCACAAGCCATGATAACGACAGGGTTTATGTTGGCAACGCTGGATCTAATGACATAAGCGTTATTTATATGCGAACTAACAGGGTACTCGCTACAATACCACTTAATTCAAGTCCGGAAGCAATAGCGGTCAGTCCTGATGATTTGAAAGTTTATGTAAGTGAATCGTCATCTAACACCATAGCAGAAATAGATGCTTTGACCAACACGGTAACCGGCAGAATAACTGTAGGGAGTAATCCAATTAGAATTTCATTGAGTTCTGATGGGGGTAAATTGTATGTTGGCAATGCGGACGGCACCATATCCGTAATAAACACAGTAACAAAAACTGTTATATCCACAATCACTACAGCTCCGGGTCAGCTATACATTTTATTGAGTAAGGATGATAAAACTTTGTACGTTATTCATCATAATCAAAATGAAATAGAAGTGGTTAACACAATAACAGGTACTATAACAACCCGAATCACTATTGGTTCAAACGCACAGGGAGGTATGATACTAAGCCCGGATGGAAGTCGTCTCTATGTATCTAATTGGGCCGACAATAATCTATCTGTAATAAACACAGCTACAAATGTAATTATAAGCACTATACCAGTTGGGCCGGGGCCAATTGGTATTATGATAAGTGATAATGGTGATTGGCTTTATGTTTCTAATACTGGAAATAACACCATGTCTGTTGTTAATACGCCATCCTTAACCGCAACATCTAAATTTAATTTGGCAGGACAATCAAATTTAACAGGCAATTCATATATACCCAAGGCCGATTGCGGCCCTGTAATTACTTTCAATATTACAGTCAATCCGGCAGGAGCCGTGATCAATACCACCGGCAATTTACAACCACTTACCACGGTTTACGGTACGCCATCCTTACCAACAAGTTTCACGTTTTCGGCGAAAAATTTAACAGATGCTGTTGTTATTACTCCGCCGCCAGGTTTTGAGCTCAGTAAGGATAATATTGCCTTTAGTAATACGCTAACGTTTGGGTCTGCTAATACATTTAATATTTCGTCCACAACTATTTATATCCGCTTAGCAAAAACAACTGTTGTTAAAGCCGGGGGGTATTCGGGAGATATATTATTGCAAAGTTCGGGCGCGCCGGACGTTATTATGCCAATGCCTGCCAGTACGGTGACGCCCGCGCCGTTAGTAGCGACTGCCGACAATAAAAACAAAATTTATGGCGATGCTAACCCGGTGCTAACCATAAGTTATCAGGGTTTTGTTAATGGTGAAGATGTAACTCAATTAGCAATGCAACCAATAGCAGCAACCACGGCTGTACTAACATCACGAAGAGGCCAGTACCCCATAACGTTAAGCGGCGGTACAGCAGCGAATTATACTTTTAAGTATGTAAGTGGCCTTCTTACTGTTACCTCGGTACCATTTGGCCCGGTAACCATACCTAATACTTTTACACCCAACGGCGATGGCATAAACGACATTTGGGATATTACTAACCTGGATAGTTACAATAACATCACCGTAACTGTATTTAACAGGAATGGTACCACCGTTTATTTTTCAAATGGGTACGCTGTATCCTGGGATGGGAGCTATAAAGGTAGTACAGT